One window from the genome of Cryptomeria japonica chromosome 6, Sugi_1.0, whole genome shotgun sequence encodes:
- the LOC131056563 gene encoding 2S albumin-like cysteine protease inhibitor, with protein MKHQSTKWVAMGVLVLISFTMAVAECEEKNPGRQQQCDPQRLSECRNFMRGQSDYGQGQPPRRCCEELRQMPQQCRCDAIQRVFDQEQGEGEGEGEYFNQQGGGQGRERQQEILERARELPSRCNTSPRRCNIQRRGIFMSGNIW; from the exons ATGAAGCATCAATCGACGAAATGGGTGGCGATGGGCGTGTTGGTCCTCATCTCATTCACAATGGCAGTGGCAGAGTGCGAGGAGAAGAACCCGGGGAGGCAGCAACAGTGTGACCCGCAGAGGCTGTCTGAGTGCAGAAATTTTATGAGAGGACAGTCTGATTACGGGCAGGGGCAGCCCCCACGCAGGTGCTGCGAAGAGCTGCGGCAGATGCCTCAGCAGTGCCGTTGCGACGCCATTCAGCGAGTGTTCGACCAAGagcagggagagggagagggggagggagaataCTTCAATCAGCAGGGAGGTGGGCAAGGGCGAGAACGCCAACAAGAAATATTGGAGAGAGCCAGAGAACTCCCTTCTCGCTGCAACACTTCACCACGCCGCTGCAACATTCAACGACGCG GCATTTTCATGTCAGGAAATATCTGGTAG